The DNA region CACGAACTACGTCGGCATCACCAGATTTGATGAGAAGCGTACGTGCGGTGGCATCACCGATGTAGGTCGTGTTCACTCCGGCAAGTCCTACTTTGCCGCCCCAGTAATTCTCGTTTCTCACGACGTCCAGGCTTGCGCCGGATTCAAGCGCGGAGAAAACGAACGGTCCCGTTCCGACCGGTTGTTTGTTGACATCGACGATGTTCGGACTGACGATAGACATGATCGGGTCGACGAGGGATGCGATCAGCGGAGCATACGGTTTATTGGTCTCGATGATGATCGTATAGTCGTCCGTTTTTCTGACATCTTCAATGAACGCATACTCGTAAGCACGGCTGTTTGATGCATTGAGGACACGGTTGAACGAGAAAATGACCGCGTCGGCATTGAACGGCGTCCCGTCATGGAACGTAACACCTTTACGCAGAGTGATCTCCCACGTCGTGTCGTTCAAAAGCTTGTATCCGGTCGCAAGTTTGGGCTGGAGGACCATGTCCGGGTCGTATGCGAACAGGGTCTCGTAAATGCCTGCTTTATCGACATACCATCCTTCCCAGCCGTTTGCCGGGTCGAGACTGCCGCCCGTGTCCGGGCCCTCGATCTCCACGAGACGAAGAACTTTTTCTCCGGAATCGGATGACTGAACGCATCCTGCCACGCAAACCGCGGCGATAAGGAGGACCGCGATACTTATGAGCAAGATTATTTTCTGGAAACCACTCTGCATGTTTTTACCTCGAAAAGTATGAACAAATTTTATGTTTGTAATATTATATTAATTGCCTCTTTTTATTCGTATGTTTTTAAAATCTACAAATATTATATTCGTAATAATAAAAAAGAAGCTGCCGGGTTCATCCGGCAATCGCTCTGTTATACGACCGCGATGTTCTTTGTGACGAGCGTGTAGTCGTTGGGGTAGATGGTGAATCCCTTAACGGAGGTACTCATCGCATCGTTTTCCATCGCATAGAACACGTAGATGATCGGACAATCGATCTGCGCCTGTTCCTGGATCTTGTCGTAGAGCTCGGCTCGCTTGGTCTGATCAAAGGTCGACCGTGCGGCAAGGATCCATTCATCCATCTGCGGATTCGAGTAATGGGTCCAGCCGGAAGCGTATGCCCCGGTCGAGAGATAGTGACCGCTGATGAAGTAGTCCGGGTCTCCGGTCGGTGCCGTGACCCAGGTATAGAGTACCATATCATAGGTTCCCGATGTCACGGTTGATTTGATCGCGCTCCATTCAGCGTGTTTCGTCGTGACCGTGATACCGAGCTTTTCATACTGGGCCGCGATCACTTCCAGGCTTGCCGGAAGGGCCGCACGGTTCGTATAGGTCATTATCTCGATGGTGAACGGTTCGCCGTTATAATACAGTTTTCCGTCGGATCCTTTGGTGATTCCTGCTTTGGCCAGGAGTTCAAGGGCTTTTGCCTGATCGTTGTCGTAGCTGGCGATCTTGTCGTTTGCGTTCCACGGCATGGTATTCGTAAACATACCTACCGCAGGAGAACCCGCCACGCCTTCAAGCGCGGTATCCACGATTTCCTGACGGTTCAGTGCGTAGCTGAGTGCCTGACGAACGTTCACGTCATCGAACGGAGCTTTTCCGCCGTTGATGTAGATGAAGTATGCTCGAAGCGTCTCCTTGGATTCGACATCGGTCGAGGAGTCTGATTTCAGGGAAGCATACTCGCTTGGGAGAATATCCTTTGCGATATCGACATCGCCGGACTTCAGCATAAGCGTCCGTGCGGTCGCGTCGGCGTTGTATGTCATGGAGAGTTTCGCAGCTTTCGGCGTGCCGCCCCAATACTTGTCGTTTCTGACGAGATCCATGCTTGCACCCGATTCAAACGAAACGAATGCATAGGGTCCGGTACCGACCGGCTGTTTGTCCACATCGACAATGTTCGGACTGATGATCGACATGACCGGATCAACGAGCGATGCGATCAGCGGAGCATACGGTTCGGTCGTTTCGATTACGATCGTATAGTCGTCAGTCTTTCTCACTTCTTTAATGAATGAGTACTCGGATGAACGGCTGTTTGCGGGGTCGAGGACCCGGTTGAACGAATATATCACCGCGTCGGCGTTGAACGGCGTTCCGTCGTGGAAGACTACGCCCTTGCGAAGCGTGATTTCCCATTCGGTATCGCTCAATGCTTTGTAGCCGGTTGCCAGTTCGGGTTTGAGTTCCATGTTCTGATCATCATAGAAAAGCGTCTCAAAGAGGCCCGCTTCCCGCACATACCAGCCTTCCCACCCATTGGCCGGGTCGAGACTGCCGCTTGAATCGGGACCGAAGTTCATGACGACGCGAAGCGTACTGTCATCATTTCCTGACTGGACGCATCCGGCGCAAATCACCATGGCGCCGATCAGTACGCCTGCAATACACAGTGCGGCGAATCCGTTGATGGATAAGCCCTCTAAAATACGTTTTTTCATATCAACACACCAAAGTTATGAATAATTTTATATTTGTAATACTAT from Methanocorpusculum labreanum Z includes:
- a CDS encoding ABC transporter substrate-binding protein; this translates as MKKRILEGLSINGFAALCIAGVLIGAMVICAGCVQSGNDDSTLRVVMNFGPDSSGSLDPANGWEGWYVREAGLFETLFYDDQNMELKPELATGYKALSDTEWEITLRKGVVFHDGTPFNADAVIYSFNRVLDPANSRSSEYSFIKEVRKTDDYTIVIETTEPYAPLIASLVDPVMSIISPNIVDVDKQPVGTGPYAFVSFESGASMDLVRNDKYWGGTPKAAKLSMTYNADATARTLMLKSGDVDIAKDILPSEYASLKSDSSTDVESKETLRAYFIYINGGKAPFDDVNVRQALSYALNRQEIVDTALEGVAGSPAVGMFTNTMPWNANDKIASYDNDQAKALELLAKAGITKGSDGKLYYNGEPFTIEIMTYTNRAALPASLEVIAAQYEKLGITVTTKHAEWSAIKSTVTSGTYDMVLYTWVTAPTGDPDYFISGHYLSTGAYASGWTHYSNPQMDEWILAARSTFDQTKRAELYDKIQEQAQIDCPIIYVFYAMENDAMSTSVKGFTIYPNDYTLVTKNIAVV